In Arachis stenosperma cultivar V10309 chromosome 1, arast.V10309.gnm1.PFL2, whole genome shotgun sequence, one DNA window encodes the following:
- the LOC130935048 gene encoding serine/threonine-protein phosphatase 7 long form homolog — protein sequence MQETRASIKNLEVLVGQLSKQILERSASTFQGDTVVNPGEDCKAIQLRSGKVAGSETKGSRMLICDHYLPSDPYNPIVEGNLRETGFYHVSHIGVVQCQSALVNALIEILRPETHTFHFPIGECVVTLEDMAVIYGLPTNGIPVTGPTLSSYEALGVEYLQHFGVAPRKTDRESFVKFTWFRRLKAYI from the exons atgcaggaaaccagagcctccatTAAAAATTTAGAAGTGCTAGTGGGTCAACTGAGCAAGCAAATACTTGAGAGGTCTGCAAGTACATTTCAAGGTGATACAGTAGTGAACCCAGGAGAAGATTGCAAGGCtattcaattaagaagtggtaaagtagctggTTCTGAGACCAAG GGTTCACGGATGTTAATATGTGATCATTATTTGCCATCGGATCCATATAATCCAATTGTGGAGGGGAATTTGCGGGAGACAGGATTTTATCACGTTTCTCATATCGGAGTTGTCCAATGTCAGTCGGCATTGGTTAATGCTCTAATCGAGATATTGCGGCCCGAGACTCATACGTTTCATTTTCCAATTGGTGAGTGTGTCGTGACGTTGGAGGACATGGCGGTAATTTATGGCCTTCCGACAAATGGTATTCCAGTTACAGGACCGACTCTGAGTAGTTATGAGGCATTAGGGGTCGAATACCTCCAACATTTTGGTGTTGCACCCAGGAAGACAGATAGAGAAAGTTTCGTAAAGTTCACTTGGTTTCGGAGACTGAAGGCATATATATAA
- the LOC130947170 gene encoding oleosin G, which yields MADRPTFQTPLSPHHAFLRRLQDHTPNSTQLAGLLTLLITGSILLLLTGLTVTGTVIAMIFFSPLIIISSPVWVPIGTLFLLITAAFLSMCGFGIVLVAAVSWMYRYFRGMHPPGSDRVDYARSRIYDTATHVKDYAREYGGYLQSKVKDAAPGA from the coding sequence ATGGCTGATAGACCCACCTTCCAAACACCGCTATCACCGCACCATGCGTTCCTCCGAAGGCTCCAAGATCACACTCCCAACTCCACCCAGCTCGCCGGCCTCTTAACCCTTCTCATCACCGGTTCAATCTTGCTCCTCCTCACCGGCCTAACCGTCACCGGAACCGTAATCGCCATGATTTTCTTCTCCCCCTTGATAATCATCTCCAGCCCTGTTTGGGTCCCAATCGGAACCCTATTTCTTCTCATAACCGCCGCCTTCTTATCCATGTGCGGATTCGGGATCGTTCTCGTCGCCGCCGTGTCTTGGATGTACCGTTATTTCCGGGGAATGCACCCGCCCGGTTCCGACCGGGTCGATTACGCCCGGAGCCGGATCTACGATACGGCCACCCACGTCAAGGACTACGCTAGAGAATACGGTGGGTACTTGCAGAGTAAGGTCAAAGATGCTGCACCCGGTGCTTAG
- the LOC130940410 gene encoding putative AC9 transposase: MEWGDNNNHYKTYKGDQKPMMDVALISNMDPVNIDLSSSDKPVPVNPQKPRKKTMTSVFLKFFETAADGKTRKCKFCGQSYSIATATGNLGRHLANRHPGYDKSTGEAVNNVAPRPTAVAKKSQPQTQPQPQPQPQPQPQPQPQSQSQPQVKANRVDYDHLNWLLIRWLVLASLPPSTLEEKWLVNSYKFLNPSIQLWSGDKYKNVLGEVFRSMKEDVKTMLEHVSSKFSITLDFWTSFEQIFYMSVTCHWIDENWCFQKLLLDISYIPYPCGGAEIYRSLIKVLKFYNIENRIMSCTHDNSQGAMQACHTLKENLDGQKIGPFCYIPCAARTLNSIIDDGLKSAKKAISKIREFVMELNSSSVISEDFVQLTAAYQEGTWKFPLDFTTRWSGNYQMLDLVCKAGKSMGDVIGKYDEILDSRILLSSADKSLVNIMHQYLEPFYKTTNNICTTKVPTVGLVLFFMDHILETSATSSESRHSPEWLKSAAEGMTEKARNYISQVSNMFTYMTAILDPRIKGELIPEGLTSENFLDEARTHFMRNYSTSHFPSMSSGYNAQETEDGGSVSFAEEIARKKRRASMNSATDELTQYLAEAPAPIPTDVLEWWKVNSTRYPRLSVMARDFLAVQATSVVPEELFCGKGDEIEKQRFCLAHDSAQAILCIKSWIQAGIKFKFKSTEIDYERLMELAATSAAATDNSPASSDKKQK; encoded by the exons ATGGAGTGGGGTGATAATAACAACCACTACAAAACTTATAAAG GCGACCAAAAACCAATGATGGATGTGGCTCTCATTTCAAACATGGATCCAGTTAACATTGACCTGAGTTCTTCAGATAAGCCAGTTCCCGTTAATCCACAGAAGCCAAGAAAGAAAACAATGACATCGGTTTTTTTGAAGTTCTTTGAGACAGCCGCCGATGGGAAGACTCGGAAATGCAAGTTTTGTGGACAGAGTTATTCTATTGCAACTGCCACAG GCAATTTAGGACGGCATCTTGCTAATCGCCATCCAGGTTATGATAAGTCAACGGGAGAGGCTGTCAATAATGTGGCACCCCGGCCCACGGCTGTGGCCAAGAAGTCTCAGCCTCAAACTCAGCCTCAGCCTCAACCTCAACCTCAGCCTCAGCCTCAGCCTCAGCCTCAGTCTCAGTCTCAGCCTCAAGTAAAAGCAAACCGGGTGGATTATGATCATCTAAACTGGTTGCTGATTCGGTGGCTCGTTTTAGCTTCTCTCCCTCCTTCAACTCTAGAAGAAAAATGGCTTGTAAATTCCTACAAGTTTCTAAATCCATCTATACAGCTCTGGTCAGGTGACAAGTACAAGAACGTGCTGGGAGAAGTTTTTAGAAGCATGAAGGAAGATGTGAAAACGATGTTAGAACATGTTTCTTCCAAGTTCTCCATTACTCTTGACTTTTGGACTTCTTTTGAACAGATCTTCTATATGAGTGTAACATGTCATTGGATTGATGAAAACTGGTGTTTCCAGAAACTGCTTCTTGATATCTCGTACATACCCTATCCATGTGGTGGTGCAGAGATTTATCGATCGCTTATAAAGGTTCTTAAATTCTACAATATTGAAAACAGAATCATGTCCTGCACCCATGATAACAGTCAAGGTGCAATGCAGGCCTGCCATACATTGAAAGAGAACTTGGATGGTCAGAAAATAGGGCCATTCTGTTATATTCCATGTGCTGCTCGAACTTTGAATTCAATAATAGATGATGGATTGAAATCTGCAAAAAAAGCCATTTCTAAGATCCGTGAGTTTGTAATGGAGTTAAATTCTTCATCAGTGATCTCTGAAGATTTTGTTCAACTGACGGCAGCATATCAAGAAGGTACTTGGAAATTTCCTCTTGATTTTACGACAAGGTGGAGTGGAAACTACCAGATGCTTGATCTTGTGTGCAAG GCAGGTAAATCAATGGGAGATGTTATCGGTAAATATGACGAAATTCTAGatagcagaatacttctgagcTCCGCGGACAAGAGTTTGGTTAACATCATGCATCAGTATCTTGAACCATTCTACAAGACCACAAACAACATATGCACCACTAAGGTTCCAACAGTGGGGCTTGTCCTTTTCTTCATGGATCATATATTAGAAACAAGTGCTACGTCCAGCGAATCGCGACACAGCCCAGAATGGCTAAAATCTGCTGCAGAAGGAATGACAGAAAAAGCCAGAAATTATATTAGTCAGGTTTCTAACATGTTTACATATATGACAGCGATCCTAGATCCTAGAATCAAGGGAGAGCTGATCCCAGAGGGTTTAACCTCGGAAAATTTTCTGGATGAAGCGAGAACACACTTCATGAGAAACTATTCTACCAGTCATTTTCCATCCATGAGTTCTGGTTACAATGCACAAGAAACGGAAGATGGAGGAAGCGTCTCTTTTGCGGAGGAAATAGCTCGCAAGAAACGCCGAGCAAGCATGAACTCTGCCACAGACGAGCTTACACAGTACCTGGCGGAGGCTCCAGCCCCGATACCAACAGATGTCTTGGAGTGGTGGAAGGTTAATAGCACAAGATATCCTCGGCTATCCGTTATGGCTAGAGATTTCCTTGCTGTGCAAGCAACTTCGGTTGTGCCTGAAGAACTCTTCTGCGGCAAGGGCGACGAAATTGAGAAGCAAAGGTTCTGTCTCGCACATGATAGCGCGCAAGCTATTCTGTGTATCAAGTCGTGGATTCAGGCCGGCATCAAGTTCAAGTTCAAGTCGACGGAGATAGATTATGAGAGGTTGATGGAACTTGCAGCAACATCTGCTGCTGCAACAGATAACAGCCCTGCTAGTTCTGACAAGAAGCAAAAATAA